One genomic segment of Ricinus communis isolate WT05 ecotype wild-type chromosome 3, ASM1957865v1, whole genome shotgun sequence includes these proteins:
- the LOC8287866 gene encoding N-alpha-acetyltransferase 40 isoform X6 produces the protein MESSALSTTLQDINGSNLSRQRKTKRKEIVEKRKAINELIKAASVENDHLASFPAFRQFDRTGFSVYLESGSGDKLSSSLKRELQKLVKDNMERHYGHEWATEEKVKRREMVTPEARYIFVYEAANNNRKFIENEMILVGFVHYRFTLEEEFPVLYVYEIQLQSRVQGKGLGKFLMQLIECIARKSCMSAVVLTVQKANEAAMDFYKTKLRYNISSISPSMMGVDKNYEILCKAFDSEAEAILQI, from the exons ATGGAGTCGAGCGCCCTCTCCACTACGCTTCAAGATATCAATGGAAGCAACCTTAGCAGACAGAGGAAGACTAAACGCAAAGAG ATTGTAGAAAAGAGGAAAGCAATCAATGAGTTGATTAAAGCAGCTTCTGTTGAGAATGACCATCTTGCTTCCTTCCCAGCCTTTCGCCAATTCGATCGAACTG GTTTCTCAGTTTACTTAGAATCAGGGAGTGGAGATAAACTCTCATCTTCGTTGAAGCGAGAGCTACAAAAGCTTGTTAAGGATAATATGGAGAGGCATTATGGGCATGAGTGGGCTACTGAAGAGAAAGTGAAGCGAAGAGAAATGGTTACTCCTGAAGCACGTTATATATTCGTGTATGAGGCTGCGAATAATAATCGTAAGTTTATAGAGAATGAGATGATTTTGGTTGGATTTGTGCATTATCGGTTTACTCTGGAGGAAGAGTTCCCTGTTCTTtatgtatatgaaattcagcTTCAATCTCGTGTCCAAGGCAAGGGATTGGGCAAATTCCTAATGCAACTAATTGAATGTATTGCTCGTAAG AGTTGCATGAGTGCCGTGGTCTTAACAGTCCAGAAAGCAAATGAGGCAGCTATGGACTTCTATAAAACTAAGCTtag ATACAATATATCAAGCATTTCGCCTTCAATG ATGGGAGTtgataagaattatgaaattCTTTGCAAAGCATTTGATAGTGAAGCTGAAGCCATATTGCAG ATCTGA
- the LOC8287866 gene encoding N-alpha-acetyltransferase 40 isoform X5 — protein sequence MESSALSTTLQDINGSNLSRQRKTKRKEIVEKRKAINELIKAASVENDHLASFPAFRQFDRTGFSVYLESGSGDKLSSSLKRELQKLVKDNMERHYGHEWATEEKVKRREMVTPEARYIFVYEAANNNRKFIENEMILVGFVHYRFTLEEEFPVLYVYEIQLQSRVQGKGLGKFLMQLIECIARKSCMSAVVLTVQKANEAAMDFYKTKLRYNISSISPSMMGVDKNYEILCKAFDSEAEAILQKHLKE from the exons ATGGAGTCGAGCGCCCTCTCCACTACGCTTCAAGATATCAATGGAAGCAACCTTAGCAGACAGAGGAAGACTAAACGCAAAGAG ATTGTAGAAAAGAGGAAAGCAATCAATGAGTTGATTAAAGCAGCTTCTGTTGAGAATGACCATCTTGCTTCCTTCCCAGCCTTTCGCCAATTCGATCGAACTG GTTTCTCAGTTTACTTAGAATCAGGGAGTGGAGATAAACTCTCATCTTCGTTGAAGCGAGAGCTACAAAAGCTTGTTAAGGATAATATGGAGAGGCATTATGGGCATGAGTGGGCTACTGAAGAGAAAGTGAAGCGAAGAGAAATGGTTACTCCTGAAGCACGTTATATATTCGTGTATGAGGCTGCGAATAATAATCGTAAGTTTATAGAGAATGAGATGATTTTGGTTGGATTTGTGCATTATCGGTTTACTCTGGAGGAAGAGTTCCCTGTTCTTtatgtatatgaaattcagcTTCAATCTCGTGTCCAAGGCAAGGGATTGGGCAAATTCCTAATGCAACTAATTGAATGTATTGCTCGTAAG AGTTGCATGAGTGCCGTGGTCTTAACAGTCCAGAAAGCAAATGAGGCAGCTATGGACTTCTATAAAACTAAGCTtag ATACAATATATCAAGCATTTCGCCTTCAATG ATGGGAGTtgataagaattatgaaattCTTTGCAAAGCATTTGATAGTGAAGCTGAAGCCATATTGCAG AAACACTTAAAAGAATAG
- the LOC8287866 gene encoding N-alpha-acetyltransferase 40 isoform X3 has protein sequence MESSALSTTLQDINGSNLSRQRKTKRKEIVEKRKAINELIKAASVENDHLASFPAFRQFDRTGSGDKLSSSLKRELQKLVKDNMERHYGHEWATEEKVKRREMVTPEARYIFVYEAANNNRKFIENEMILVGFVHYRFTLEEEFPVLYVYEIQLQSRVQGKGLGKFLMQLIECIARKSCMSAVVLTVQKANEAAMDFYKTKLRYNISSISPSMMGVDKNYEILCKAFDSEAEAILQVYQDGSITMAAWQLQTYTRMPADMVPLSWDTTDGF, from the exons ATGGAGTCGAGCGCCCTCTCCACTACGCTTCAAGATATCAATGGAAGCAACCTTAGCAGACAGAGGAAGACTAAACGCAAAGAG ATTGTAGAAAAGAGGAAAGCAATCAATGAGTTGATTAAAGCAGCTTCTGTTGAGAATGACCATCTTGCTTCCTTCCCAGCCTTTCGCCAATTCGATCGAACTG GGAGTGGAGATAAACTCTCATCTTCGTTGAAGCGAGAGCTACAAAAGCTTGTTAAGGATAATATGGAGAGGCATTATGGGCATGAGTGGGCTACTGAAGAGAAAGTGAAGCGAAGAGAAATGGTTACTCCTGAAGCACGTTATATATTCGTGTATGAGGCTGCGAATAATAATCGTAAGTTTATAGAGAATGAGATGATTTTGGTTGGATTTGTGCATTATCGGTTTACTCTGGAGGAAGAGTTCCCTGTTCTTtatgtatatgaaattcagcTTCAATCTCGTGTCCAAGGCAAGGGATTGGGCAAATTCCTAATGCAACTAATTGAATGTATTGCTCGTAAG AGTTGCATGAGTGCCGTGGTCTTAACAGTCCAGAAAGCAAATGAGGCAGCTATGGACTTCTATAAAACTAAGCTtag ATACAATATATCAAGCATTTCGCCTTCAATG ATGGGAGTtgataagaattatgaaattCTTTGCAAAGCATTTGATAGTGAAGCTGAAGCCATATTGCAG GTGTATCAAGATGGTAGCATCACCATGGCAGCATGGCAGTTGCAGACATACACTCGTATGCCAGCTGATATGGTGCCGCTTTCTTGGGATACTACTG ATGGCTTCTAG
- the LOC8287866 gene encoding N-alpha-acetyltransferase 40 isoform X2 — MESSALSTTLQDINGSNLSRQRKTKRKEIVEKRKAINELIKAASVENDHLASFPAFRQFDRTVYLESGSGDKLSSSLKRELQKLVKDNMERHYGHEWATEEKVKRREMVTPEARYIFVYEAANNNRKFIENEMILVGFVHYRFTLEEEFPVLYVYEIQLQSRVQGKGLGKFLMQLIECIARKSCMSAVVLTVQKANEAAMDFYKTKLRYNISSISPSMMGVDKNYEILCKAFDSEAEAILQVYQDGSITMAAWQLQTYTRMPADMVPLSWDTTDGF, encoded by the exons ATGGAGTCGAGCGCCCTCTCCACTACGCTTCAAGATATCAATGGAAGCAACCTTAGCAGACAGAGGAAGACTAAACGCAAAGAG ATTGTAGAAAAGAGGAAAGCAATCAATGAGTTGATTAAAGCAGCTTCTGTTGAGAATGACCATCTTGCTTCCTTCCCAGCCTTTCGCCAATTCGATCGAACTG TTTACTTAGAATCAGGGAGTGGAGATAAACTCTCATCTTCGTTGAAGCGAGAGCTACAAAAGCTTGTTAAGGATAATATGGAGAGGCATTATGGGCATGAGTGGGCTACTGAAGAGAAAGTGAAGCGAAGAGAAATGGTTACTCCTGAAGCACGTTATATATTCGTGTATGAGGCTGCGAATAATAATCGTAAGTTTATAGAGAATGAGATGATTTTGGTTGGATTTGTGCATTATCGGTTTACTCTGGAGGAAGAGTTCCCTGTTCTTtatgtatatgaaattcagcTTCAATCTCGTGTCCAAGGCAAGGGATTGGGCAAATTCCTAATGCAACTAATTGAATGTATTGCTCGTAAG AGTTGCATGAGTGCCGTGGTCTTAACAGTCCAGAAAGCAAATGAGGCAGCTATGGACTTCTATAAAACTAAGCTtag ATACAATATATCAAGCATTTCGCCTTCAATG ATGGGAGTtgataagaattatgaaattCTTTGCAAAGCATTTGATAGTGAAGCTGAAGCCATATTGCAG GTGTATCAAGATGGTAGCATCACCATGGCAGCATGGCAGTTGCAGACATACACTCGTATGCCAGCTGATATGGTGCCGCTTTCTTGGGATACTACTG ATGGCTTCTAG
- the LOC8287866 gene encoding N-alpha-acetyltransferase 40 isoform X7, which produces MESSALSTTLQDINGSNLSRQRKTKRKEIVEKRKAINELIKAASVENDHLASFPAFRQFDRTGFSVYLESGSGDKLSSSLKRELQKLVKDNMERHYGHEWATEEKVKRREMVTPEARYIFVYEAANNNRKFIENEMILVGFVHYRFTLEEEFPVLYVYEIQLQSRVQGKGLGKFLMQLIECIARKMGVDKNYEILCKAFDSEAEAILQVYQDGSITMAAWQLQTYTRMPADMVPLSWDTTDGF; this is translated from the exons ATGGAGTCGAGCGCCCTCTCCACTACGCTTCAAGATATCAATGGAAGCAACCTTAGCAGACAGAGGAAGACTAAACGCAAAGAG ATTGTAGAAAAGAGGAAAGCAATCAATGAGTTGATTAAAGCAGCTTCTGTTGAGAATGACCATCTTGCTTCCTTCCCAGCCTTTCGCCAATTCGATCGAACTG GTTTCTCAGTTTACTTAGAATCAGGGAGTGGAGATAAACTCTCATCTTCGTTGAAGCGAGAGCTACAAAAGCTTGTTAAGGATAATATGGAGAGGCATTATGGGCATGAGTGGGCTACTGAAGAGAAAGTGAAGCGAAGAGAAATGGTTACTCCTGAAGCACGTTATATATTCGTGTATGAGGCTGCGAATAATAATCGTAAGTTTATAGAGAATGAGATGATTTTGGTTGGATTTGTGCATTATCGGTTTACTCTGGAGGAAGAGTTCCCTGTTCTTtatgtatatgaaattcagcTTCAATCTCGTGTCCAAGGCAAGGGATTGGGCAAATTCCTAATGCAACTAATTGAATGTATTGCTCGTAAG ATGGGAGTtgataagaattatgaaattCTTTGCAAAGCATTTGATAGTGAAGCTGAAGCCATATTGCAG GTGTATCAAGATGGTAGCATCACCATGGCAGCATGGCAGTTGCAGACATACACTCGTATGCCAGCTGATATGGTGCCGCTTTCTTGGGATACTACTG ATGGCTTCTAG
- the LOC8287866 gene encoding N-alpha-acetyltransferase 40 isoform X4 — protein sequence MESSALSTTLQDINGSNLSRQRKTKRKEIVEKRKAINELIKAASVENDHLASFPAFRQFDRTGFSVYLESGSGDKLSSSLKRELQKLVKDNMERHYGHEWATEEKVKRREMVTPEARYIFVYEAANNNRKFIENEMILVGFVHYRFTLEEEFPVLYVYEIQLQSRVQGKGLGKFLMQLIECIARKSCMSAVVLTVQKANEAAMDFYKTKLRYNISSISPSMMGVDKNYEILCKAFDSEAEAILQTSGNKYLSTCGHV from the exons ATGGAGTCGAGCGCCCTCTCCACTACGCTTCAAGATATCAATGGAAGCAACCTTAGCAGACAGAGGAAGACTAAACGCAAAGAG ATTGTAGAAAAGAGGAAAGCAATCAATGAGTTGATTAAAGCAGCTTCTGTTGAGAATGACCATCTTGCTTCCTTCCCAGCCTTTCGCCAATTCGATCGAACTG GTTTCTCAGTTTACTTAGAATCAGGGAGTGGAGATAAACTCTCATCTTCGTTGAAGCGAGAGCTACAAAAGCTTGTTAAGGATAATATGGAGAGGCATTATGGGCATGAGTGGGCTACTGAAGAGAAAGTGAAGCGAAGAGAAATGGTTACTCCTGAAGCACGTTATATATTCGTGTATGAGGCTGCGAATAATAATCGTAAGTTTATAGAGAATGAGATGATTTTGGTTGGATTTGTGCATTATCGGTTTACTCTGGAGGAAGAGTTCCCTGTTCTTtatgtatatgaaattcagcTTCAATCTCGTGTCCAAGGCAAGGGATTGGGCAAATTCCTAATGCAACTAATTGAATGTATTGCTCGTAAG AGTTGCATGAGTGCCGTGGTCTTAACAGTCCAGAAAGCAAATGAGGCAGCTATGGACTTCTATAAAACTAAGCTtag ATACAATATATCAAGCATTTCGCCTTCAATG ATGGGAGTtgataagaattatgaaattCTTTGCAAAGCATTTGATAGTGAAGCTGAAGCCATATTGCAG ACTTCAGGAAACAAATATCTGAGCACCTGTGGGCATGTATGA
- the LOC8287866 gene encoding N-alpha-acetyltransferase 40 isoform X1: protein MESSALSTTLQDINGSNLSRQRKTKRKEIVEKRKAINELIKAASVENDHLASFPAFRQFDRTGFSVYLESGSGDKLSSSLKRELQKLVKDNMERHYGHEWATEEKVKRREMVTPEARYIFVYEAANNNRKFIENEMILVGFVHYRFTLEEEFPVLYVYEIQLQSRVQGKGLGKFLMQLIECIARKSCMSAVVLTVQKANEAAMDFYKTKLRYNISSISPSMMGVDKNYEILCKAFDSEAEAILQVYQDGSITMAAWQLQTYTRMPADMVPLSWDTTDGF from the exons ATGGAGTCGAGCGCCCTCTCCACTACGCTTCAAGATATCAATGGAAGCAACCTTAGCAGACAGAGGAAGACTAAACGCAAAGAG ATTGTAGAAAAGAGGAAAGCAATCAATGAGTTGATTAAAGCAGCTTCTGTTGAGAATGACCATCTTGCTTCCTTCCCAGCCTTTCGCCAATTCGATCGAACTG GTTTCTCAGTTTACTTAGAATCAGGGAGTGGAGATAAACTCTCATCTTCGTTGAAGCGAGAGCTACAAAAGCTTGTTAAGGATAATATGGAGAGGCATTATGGGCATGAGTGGGCTACTGAAGAGAAAGTGAAGCGAAGAGAAATGGTTACTCCTGAAGCACGTTATATATTCGTGTATGAGGCTGCGAATAATAATCGTAAGTTTATAGAGAATGAGATGATTTTGGTTGGATTTGTGCATTATCGGTTTACTCTGGAGGAAGAGTTCCCTGTTCTTtatgtatatgaaattcagcTTCAATCTCGTGTCCAAGGCAAGGGATTGGGCAAATTCCTAATGCAACTAATTGAATGTATTGCTCGTAAG AGTTGCATGAGTGCCGTGGTCTTAACAGTCCAGAAAGCAAATGAGGCAGCTATGGACTTCTATAAAACTAAGCTtag ATACAATATATCAAGCATTTCGCCTTCAATG ATGGGAGTtgataagaattatgaaattCTTTGCAAAGCATTTGATAGTGAAGCTGAAGCCATATTGCAG GTGTATCAAGATGGTAGCATCACCATGGCAGCATGGCAGTTGCAGACATACACTCGTATGCCAGCTGATATGGTGCCGCTTTCTTGGGATACTACTG ATGGCTTCTAG